A genomic segment from Pseudomonas sessilinigenes encodes:
- a CDS encoding HupE/UreJ family protein has protein sequence MTLQRILAALALLLAPTLALAHPGHGDNGLMAGIGHPIGGLDHLLAMLAVGLWAAQQQGAARWALPCTFVATMLIGGLLGFAGLDLPALESGIAASVLALGLAVALAVRPPLALAVAATALFALFHGVAHGLELPEMSSPWAYAAGFVAATAALHAVGYAVVRTLPQAAAPLVRIAGALSAAAGVWLLAG, from the coding sequence ATGACCCTCCAACGCATTCTCGCGGCCCTGGCCCTGTTGTTGGCTCCCACCCTGGCCCTGGCCCACCCCGGTCACGGCGACAACGGCCTGATGGCCGGCATTGGCCATCCCATCGGCGGCCTCGACCACCTGCTGGCGATGCTCGCCGTCGGCCTGTGGGCCGCCCAACAGCAGGGAGCGGCACGCTGGGCACTGCCCTGCACCTTCGTCGCCACCATGCTGATCGGAGGCCTGCTGGGCTTCGCCGGCCTGGACCTGCCCGCCCTGGAGAGTGGAATCGCGGCTTCGGTGCTGGCCCTGGGCCTGGCGGTCGCCCTCGCCGTACGCCCGCCGCTGGCGCTGGCGGTGGCCGCCACCGCGCTGTTCGCCTTGTTCCACGGCGTAGCCCATGGCCTGGAGCTGCCGGAGATGTCCAGCCCCTGGGCCTATGCTGCCGGGTTCGTTGCCGCCACCGCAGCCTTGCACGCAGTGGGCTATGCCGTGGTTCGGACATTGCCCCAGGCTGCCGCGCCATTGGTACGCATCGCCGGCGCGCTCTCTGCCGCAGCCGGTGTATGGCTGCTGGCAGGCTGA
- a CDS encoding ATP-binding cassette domain-containing protein, producing MSEYILSVENLMMHFGGIKALSDVSLKVKRNSIFALIGPNGAGKTTVFNCLTGFYKASGGRIELNTRGQQTNVIKLLGESFRASDFVSPKSFSSRLYYKMFGGTHLVNRAGLARTFQNIRLFKEMSVVENLLVAQHMWVNCNLLAGILNTRGYRKAESDALDQAFYWLEVVDLVDCANRLAGELSYGQQRRLEIARAMCTRPQIICLDEPAAGLNPQETEALSAMIRLLRDEHDLTVVLIEHDMGMVMSISDHIVVLDHGNVIAEGGPEAIRNDPKVIAAYLGADEEELA from the coding sequence ATGAGCGAATACATTCTTTCGGTCGAGAACCTGATGATGCACTTCGGTGGCATCAAGGCCCTCAGCGACGTCAGCCTCAAGGTCAAGCGCAATTCGATCTTCGCCCTGATCGGCCCCAACGGTGCGGGCAAGACCACGGTGTTCAACTGCCTGACCGGTTTCTACAAGGCTTCCGGCGGGCGTATCGAGCTCAATACCCGGGGCCAGCAGACCAACGTCATCAAGCTGTTGGGCGAGTCGTTCCGAGCCAGTGACTTCGTGTCGCCGAAAAGCTTTTCCAGCCGCCTCTACTACAAGATGTTCGGCGGTACCCACCTGGTGAACCGGGCCGGCCTGGCGCGGACTTTCCAGAACATTCGCCTGTTCAAGGAAATGTCGGTGGTGGAGAACCTGCTGGTGGCCCAGCACATGTGGGTCAACTGCAACCTGTTGGCGGGCATCCTCAATACCCGGGGCTACCGCAAGGCGGAAAGCGATGCCCTGGACCAGGCCTTCTACTGGCTGGAAGTGGTGGACCTGGTGGACTGCGCCAACCGCCTGGCTGGCGAGCTCTCCTATGGCCAGCAGCGCCGATTGGAGATCGCCCGGGCCATGTGTACCCGGCCGCAGATCATCTGCCTCGACGAGCCGGCTGCCGGCCTCAACCCGCAGGAGACTGAAGCCTTGAGTGCGATGATCCGGCTGCTGCGCGATGAGCACGACCTGACCGTGGTGCTGATCGAGCACGACATGGGCATGGTCATGAGCATTTCCGACCACATCGTGGTGCTGGATCACGGCAACGTGATCGCCGAAGGCGGGCCGGAGGCGATCCGCAACGATCCGAAGGTCATCGCTGCCTACCTGGGTGCCGACGAAGAGGAGCTGGCATGA
- a CDS encoding urease accessory protein UreF — MNPAWALLRLASPQLPIGGYSYSQGLEMAVEQRQVRDPDSARRWIGDQLLLNLARFEAPLLLAHCRAADAQDWERLQQLCEEHRASRETRELYLESRQMGYSLKQLLEGLPELDADARRLLAQLDEPHLALGWALAARAWHIAPDDALAAWLWSWLENQLAVLMKTLPLGQQAAQRLTSELLPLLQQAQRQAASLDPDHYGSAAFGLSLASMAHERQYSRLFRS, encoded by the coding sequence GTGAATCCGGCATGGGCCCTGCTGCGCCTGGCCAGCCCTCAACTGCCCATCGGTGGCTACAGCTATTCCCAGGGGCTGGAGATGGCCGTGGAACAGCGACAGGTCCGCGATCCGGACAGCGCCCGACGCTGGATCGGCGATCAGCTACTGCTCAACCTGGCGCGCTTCGAAGCGCCTTTGCTGCTGGCCCACTGTCGGGCCGCCGATGCGCAGGATTGGGAGCGCCTGCAGCAACTCTGCGAGGAGCATCGCGCCAGCCGCGAAACCCGCGAGCTGTATCTGGAAAGTCGGCAGATGGGCTACTCCCTCAAGCAACTGCTCGAAGGCCTGCCGGAGCTGGATGCCGACGCCCGGCGCCTGCTGGCGCAGCTGGACGAGCCACACCTGGCCCTGGGCTGGGCCCTGGCCGCCCGTGCCTGGCACATCGCGCCTGACGATGCCCTGGCTGCCTGGCTGTGGAGCTGGCTGGAAAACCAGTTGGCGGTGCTGATGAAGACCCTGCCCCTGGGCCAGCAAGCCGCCCAGCGCCTGACCAGTGAATTGCTACCACTGCTGCAGCAGGCCCAGCGGCAGGCCGCCAGCCTCGACCCCGATCACTACGGCAGCGCCGCCTTCGGCCTGTCCCTGGCGAGCATGGCCCATGAGCGCCAGTACAGCCGCCTGTTTCGTTCCTAG
- a CDS encoding TetR family transcriptional regulator, with protein MLPRAEQKQQTRNALMDAARHLMEGGRGFGSLSLREVAKAAGIVPTGFYRHFSDMDQLGLELVSEVGQTFRETIRLVRHNEFVMGGIIDASVRIFLDVVEAKRVQFLFLAREQYGGSLPVRQAIASLRENISSDLSADLGLMPKLQHLDAADLSVMADLVVKSVFATLPDIIDPPPQALPEHLTPQAKMTQQLRFIFIGLKHWNGLGSTE; from the coding sequence ATGCTGCCCCGTGCCGAACAGAAGCAACAGACCCGCAATGCCCTGATGGATGCCGCCAGGCATTTGATGGAAGGTGGCCGAGGCTTCGGCAGCCTGAGCCTGCGGGAAGTGGCGAAAGCCGCCGGCATCGTCCCCACCGGGTTCTACCGACACTTCAGCGATATGGACCAACTGGGCCTGGAACTGGTCAGCGAAGTGGGCCAGACCTTCCGTGAAACCATCCGCCTGGTCCGCCATAACGAATTCGTCATGGGCGGCATCATCGACGCCTCGGTACGGATCTTTCTCGATGTAGTGGAAGCCAAGCGCGTGCAATTCCTGTTTCTCGCCCGCGAGCAATACGGCGGCTCGCTGCCGGTACGCCAAGCCATCGCCAGCCTGCGGGAAAACATCAGCTCGGACCTGTCCGCCGACCTGGGCCTGATGCCCAAGCTGCAACACCTCGATGCCGCCGACCTCAGCGTCATGGCCGACCTGGTGGTCAAGAGCGTGTTCGCCACGCTGCCGGACATCATCGATCCGCCGCCCCAGGCCTTGCCTGAACACCTCACGCCCCAAGCGAAGATGACCCAGCAACTGCGCTTCATCTTCATCGGGCTCAAGCACTGGAACGGCTTGGGCAGCACCGAGTAA
- a CDS encoding ABC transporter ATP-binding protein, with product MTQPILELKDLDVYYGPIQALKKVSLHIDEGETVSLIGSNGAGKSTLLMSIFGQPRAESGQILYRGVDITHKSSHYIASNGIAQSPEGRRVFPDMTVEENLLMGTIPIGDKYASEDMQRMFELFPRLKERRNQRAMTMSGGEQQMLAIARALMSRPKLLLLDEPSLGLAPIVVKQIFATLRELAASGMTIFLVEQNANHALKLSDRAYVMVNGEIRLSGSGKELLVNEEVRNAYLGGH from the coding sequence ATGACTCAACCTATCCTCGAACTCAAGGACCTGGACGTGTACTACGGGCCGATCCAGGCGCTGAAGAAAGTCTCGCTGCATATCGACGAAGGAGAAACCGTGAGCCTGATCGGCTCCAACGGCGCCGGCAAATCGACCCTCTTGATGTCGATCTTCGGCCAGCCTCGGGCCGAATCCGGGCAGATTCTGTACCGCGGCGTGGATATCACCCACAAGTCGTCCCACTACATCGCCTCCAACGGTATTGCCCAGTCTCCGGAAGGGCGCCGGGTGTTCCCCGACATGACCGTGGAGGAAAACCTGCTGATGGGCACCATCCCCATCGGCGACAAGTACGCGAGCGAGGACATGCAGCGCATGTTCGAGTTGTTCCCCAGGCTCAAGGAACGGCGCAACCAGCGGGCCATGACCATGTCCGGCGGTGAGCAGCAGATGCTGGCCATCGCCCGGGCCTTGATGAGCCGGCCCAAGTTGCTGTTGCTGGATGAACCGAGCCTGGGCCTGGCGCCGATCGTGGTGAAGCAGATCTTCGCCACCCTGCGTGAGCTGGCGGCCAGCGGCATGACCATCTTCCTGGTGGAGCAGAATGCCAACCATGCCCTCAAGCTGTCCGACCGAGCTTACGTGATGGTCAACGGCGAGATCCGCCTGAGCGGTAGCGGCAAGGAACTGCTGGTCAACGAGGAGGTGCGCAACGCCTACCTGGGCGGTCACTGA
- a CDS encoding SDR family oxidoreductase → MTSTLFITGATSGFGEACARRFAEAGWSLVLTGRRQDRLDALCAELSKQTEVHGLVLDVRDRKAMEDAIANLPPSFAKLRGLINNAGLALGADPAPKCELDDWDTMVDTNIKGLMYSTRLLLPRLIAHGRGAGIVNLGSVAGNYPYPGSHVYGGTKAFVKQFSLSLRCDLQGTGVRVTNIEPGLCESEFSLVRFGGDQARYDATYAGAEPIQPEDIAETIFWVMNTPAHVNINSLELMPVSQSWAGFAIDRNAKA, encoded by the coding sequence ATGACTTCCACTCTGTTCATCACAGGCGCGACTTCCGGTTTTGGCGAGGCCTGTGCCCGGCGCTTTGCCGAGGCCGGCTGGTCGCTGGTGCTGACCGGTCGTCGCCAGGATCGCCTCGATGCCCTATGCGCGGAGCTCTCCAAGCAGACCGAGGTCCATGGCCTGGTGCTCGACGTACGGGATCGCAAGGCCATGGAGGATGCCATCGCCAACCTGCCGCCATCCTTTGCCAAGCTGCGCGGGTTGATCAATAACGCTGGCCTGGCCCTGGGTGCGGACCCTGCGCCCAAGTGTGAGCTGGACGACTGGGACACCATGGTCGACACCAACATCAAGGGCCTGATGTACAGCACTCGCCTGCTGCTGCCACGGCTGATCGCCCATGGTCGCGGTGCCGGAATCGTCAACCTGGGCTCCGTCGCCGGTAACTATCCCTACCCCGGCAGCCACGTGTATGGCGGCACCAAGGCCTTCGTCAAGCAGTTCTCCCTGAGCCTGCGCTGCGACCTGCAGGGCACCGGCGTGCGGGTGACCAATATCGAGCCTGGCCTGTGCGAAAGCGAGTTCTCGCTGGTGCGCTTTGGCGGTGACCAGGCCCGTTATGACGCCACCTACGCCGGCGCCGAGCCAATCCAGCCCGAGGACATCGCCGAGACCATCTTCTGGGTCATGAACACTCCGGCCCACGTCAACATCAACAGCCTGGAACTGATGCCGGTCAGCCAGTCCTGGGCCGGTTTCGCCATCGACCGCAACGCCAAGGCCTGA
- a CDS encoding AsmA family protein, with protein sequence MTRTRKILFWIVTGLILLLAGLVLVIAFFDWNRVKPIINDKVSQELHRPFAINGDLSVAWQREPDEGGWRAWIPWPHVVAQDLSLGNPDWSKAPQMVSLKRVELRISPLALLVQQVSIPRIDLTEPEVALQRLADGRANWTFKFDPQEPDAEPSKWSVDIGAIGFDKGHVTLDDQNLKTRLDLQVELLGQPIAFSDIVGESEAKRVAEQGGEPQAYAFALKVKGQYHGQKLAGSGKIGGLLALKDASKPFPLQAQAQIGDSRIELRGSLTDPLNLGALDLRLKLVGSSLGNLYPLTGVTLPDSPPYSTDGRLTAKLHDPAGAAFSYKDFNGKIGESDIHGSLAYVASQPRPKLSGALVSNQLLFSDLAPLIGADSNAKQKARGGESKQPTDRVLPVEEFRTERWRDMDADVEFTGKRIVHSAELPFTDLYTHLVLNDGQLSLEPLRFGVAGGKLDAQIRLNGHATPLEGRARLTARNFKLKQLFPTFEPMKTSFGELNGDADIAGRGNSVAALLGSANGDLKMLINDGAISRSLMEIAGLNVGNYVVGKLFGDKEVKINCAAADFGIKTGLATSRLFVFDTENAIIYIDGTANMATEQLDLTITPESKGLRLFSLRSPLYVQGKFIKPSAGVKAVPLVLRGAGMVALGVIAGPAAGLLALVAPSNDEPNQCAPLLQQMRSGKAPATVKPSK encoded by the coding sequence ATGACGCGCACTCGTAAAATTCTCTTTTGGATCGTCACCGGCCTGATCCTGCTACTGGCAGGGCTGGTGCTGGTCATCGCGTTCTTCGACTGGAACCGGGTCAAGCCCATCATCAATGACAAGGTGTCCCAGGAGCTGCACCGACCGTTCGCGATCAATGGCGATTTGTCGGTGGCCTGGCAGCGCGAACCCGACGAGGGCGGCTGGCGGGCGTGGATACCCTGGCCCCATGTCGTGGCCCAGGACTTGTCCCTGGGCAACCCGGACTGGTCCAAGGCCCCGCAGATGGTCAGCCTCAAGCGGGTTGAACTGCGAATCTCGCCCCTGGCACTGCTGGTGCAGCAGGTGAGCATCCCGCGTATCGATCTCACCGAGCCGGAAGTCGCCCTGCAGCGGCTGGCGGATGGACGCGCCAACTGGACCTTCAAGTTCGATCCGCAGGAGCCCGATGCCGAGCCCTCCAAGTGGAGCGTGGATATCGGCGCCATTGGTTTCGACAAGGGCCATGTGACCCTGGATGACCAGAACCTCAAGACCCGCCTGGACCTGCAAGTGGAGCTGCTCGGCCAGCCCATTGCGTTCAGCGATATCGTCGGCGAGAGCGAAGCCAAGCGAGTGGCCGAGCAAGGAGGGGAACCCCAGGCCTATGCCTTTGCCCTCAAGGTCAAGGGCCAGTACCACGGGCAGAAGCTCGCTGGCAGCGGCAAGATCGGTGGCCTGCTGGCGCTCAAGGATGCCAGCAAGCCCTTCCCGCTCCAGGCCCAGGCGCAGATCGGTGATTCACGCATCGAGCTGCGCGGCAGCCTGACCGATCCCTTGAATCTCGGCGCCCTGGACCTGCGCCTGAAGTTGGTAGGCTCCAGCCTGGGCAACCTTTATCCGTTGACTGGGGTGACCTTGCCCGATTCGCCGCCGTACTCCACCGATGGGCGCCTGACCGCCAAACTGCACGACCCGGCAGGTGCGGCCTTCAGCTACAAGGATTTCAACGGCAAGATCGGTGAGAGCGACATCCACGGCAGCCTGGCCTACGTGGCCAGCCAGCCGCGGCCCAAGCTCAGTGGTGCACTGGTTTCCAATCAACTGTTGTTCAGTGACCTGGCTCCGCTGATCGGTGCCGACTCCAATGCCAAGCAGAAGGCCCGGGGAGGCGAAAGCAAGCAGCCGACGGACAGGGTGTTGCCGGTCGAGGAGTTCCGTACCGAGCGCTGGCGCGATATGGACGCCGATGTGGAATTCACCGGCAAGCGTATCGTCCACAGCGCCGAACTGCCCTTCACCGACCTCTACACGCACCTGGTGCTCAATGACGGCCAGCTCAGCCTCGAACCCCTGCGCTTCGGTGTCGCCGGTGGCAAGCTCGATGCCCAGATACGACTCAACGGCCATGCCACCCCGCTGGAGGGGCGGGCTCGGTTGACGGCTCGCAACTTCAAGCTCAAGCAGTTGTTCCCCACCTTCGAACCCATGAAGACCAGCTTCGGCGAACTCAACGGCGACGCCGATATCGCCGGGCGCGGCAACTCGGTGGCGGCCCTGCTGGGCAGTGCCAATGGCGACCTGAAGATGCTGATCAACGATGGCGCCATCAGCCGCAGCCTGATGGAGATCGCCGGGCTCAACGTCGGCAACTATGTGGTTGGCAAGCTGTTTGGCGACAAGGAAGTGAAGATCAATTGTGCCGCTGCCGACTTTGGCATCAAGACCGGCCTGGCCACCTCGCGGCTGTTCGTCTTCGATACCGAGAACGCCATCATCTACATCGATGGCACCGCCAACATGGCCACCGAGCAACTGGACCTGACCATTACCCCCGAATCCAAGGGGCTGCGCCTGTTCTCCCTGCGTTCGCCGCTCTATGTCCAGGGCAAGTTCATCAAGCCCAGCGCCGGGGTCAAGGCCGTGCCATTGGTATTGCGTGGTGCGGGGATGGTGGCGCTGGGGGTGATCGCGGGCCCGGCGGCGGGGCTGCTGGCCCTGGTGGCGCCAAGCAACGACGAGCCCAACCAGTGCGCGCCGCTGTTGCAACAAATGCGTTCGGGCAAGGCCCCGGCCACGGTCAAACCGAGCAAGTAG
- the ureG gene encoding urease accessory protein UreG, with product MNTQPLRVGIGGPVGSGKTALTLALCLALRERYNLAVVTNDIYTREDADFLVRNQALAPERIIGVETGGCPHTAIREDASINLEAVDQLNRRFPGLDLILVESGGDNLSATFSPELSDLTIYVIDVSAGDKLPRKGGPGICKSDLLVINKIDLAPLVGASLDMMNSDTQRMRGGKPFVFSNQKTGQGLADIIAFIERQGLLTAA from the coding sequence ATGAACACACAACCTTTGCGCGTTGGAATCGGCGGCCCGGTGGGCTCCGGCAAGACGGCCCTGACCCTGGCCCTGTGCCTGGCCCTGCGTGAGCGCTACAACCTGGCGGTGGTGACTAACGATATCTATACCCGCGAAGACGCCGATTTCCTGGTGCGCAACCAGGCCCTGGCCCCGGAGCGCATCATCGGCGTGGAAACCGGCGGCTGCCCACACACCGCCATTCGCGAGGACGCATCGATCAACCTGGAGGCCGTGGATCAGCTGAACCGCCGCTTCCCGGGGCTGGACCTGATCCTGGTGGAGTCCGGCGGCGATAACCTCTCGGCCACCTTCAGCCCGGAACTCTCGGACCTGACCATTTACGTCATCGATGTTTCGGCCGGCGACAAGCTACCGCGCAAGGGCGGCCCGGGAATCTGCAAGTCCGACCTGCTGGTGATCAACAAGATCGACCTGGCGCCGCTGGTCGGCGCATCCCTGGACATGATGAACAGCGATACCCAGCGCATGCGTGGCGGCAAGCCATTCGTCTTCAGCAACCAGAAAACCGGCCAGGGCCTGGCGGACATCATCGCCTTCATCGAACGCCAGGGCCTGCTGACCGCCGCCTGA
- a CDS encoding cation diffusion facilitator family transporter: MSNRGEQALLKQSTVLMFAVAIAGIVTGFVSGAQSILFDGFFSLIATFIKVLMLITARLITKPGNERFQFGFWHLEPMVLLIEGSFLLLIAIYAFLNGVFGIINGGREIELGLVIVYAAVFTVVEFAYFFYVRHRNRKLKSSLIQFDNISWLVDAMLSVGLLVSFVSALLLKHYGHGQWAVYVDPMILIVLALSMLAPALKILRPALREVLGIAPDQLDETVRTVMEQAKATHGFEDYVSYVQKHGRARFIEIHVVLPADYPLRDVATLDRMREDISSQLGGADSARWLTISFTGDRKWIA; this comes from the coding sequence GTGAGTAACCGAGGTGAGCAGGCTCTGCTCAAGCAATCGACCGTACTGATGTTCGCCGTGGCGATCGCCGGTATCGTCACGGGTTTTGTTTCTGGTGCCCAATCCATCCTGTTCGATGGTTTCTTTTCCCTGATCGCGACCTTCATCAAGGTGCTGATGTTGATCACCGCCAGGCTGATTACCAAGCCGGGCAACGAGCGTTTCCAGTTCGGTTTCTGGCACCTGGAGCCCATGGTGCTGTTGATCGAGGGCAGCTTCCTGCTACTGATCGCCATCTACGCCTTTCTCAACGGCGTGTTCGGCATTATCAACGGCGGCCGTGAGATCGAGCTGGGCCTGGTGATCGTCTATGCCGCGGTGTTCACCGTGGTGGAGTTCGCCTACTTCTTCTACGTGCGCCATCGCAACCGCAAGCTCAAGTCGTCGCTGATCCAGTTCGACAACATCAGCTGGCTGGTGGACGCCATGCTCTCGGTGGGGCTGCTGGTGAGCTTCGTCAGTGCCTTGCTGCTCAAGCACTATGGCCATGGCCAATGGGCGGTGTATGTCGACCCGATGATCCTGATCGTGCTGGCCCTGAGCATGCTGGCGCCGGCCCTGAAGATCCTGCGCCCGGCCCTGCGCGAGGTGCTGGGTATCGCGCCCGACCAGCTGGACGAGACGGTACGCACAGTGATGGAGCAGGCCAAGGCCACCCATGGTTTCGAGGACTACGTCAGCTATGTGCAGAAGCACGGACGGGCGCGCTTCATCGAAATCCACGTGGTATTGCCAGCCGATTACCCGCTACGCGATGTGGCGACCCTGGACCGCATGCGTGAGGACATCTCCAGCCAACTGGGAGGGGCCGATAGCGCACGCTGGCTGACCATCAGCTTCACCGGGGATCGCAAGTGGATTGCCTGA
- a CDS encoding ferritin-like domain-containing protein, whose amino-acid sequence MSEMHLSDVNTLRKRARSHVENGAVTEGYNADREEILRLLNESLATELVCVLRYKRHHFMANGLKASVAASEFLEHATQEAEHADKLAERIVQLGGAPEFDPDLLSRHSHAQYVAGNTLKEMVYEDLVAERIAIDSYREIIQYIGDKDPTTRRLFEEILAQEEEHADDMADILQDL is encoded by the coding sequence ATGAGCGAGATGCATTTGTCCGATGTGAATACCTTGCGCAAACGGGCGCGCAGCCATGTGGAAAACGGCGCCGTGACCGAGGGCTACAACGCCGATCGCGAAGAGATACTGCGCCTGCTCAATGAGTCGCTGGCCACCGAGCTGGTCTGCGTCTTGCGCTACAAGCGCCATCACTTCATGGCCAACGGCCTCAAGGCCAGCGTGGCGGCCAGTGAATTCCTCGAACATGCGACCCAGGAAGCTGAGCACGCCGACAAGCTGGCCGAGCGCATCGTCCAGCTCGGTGGCGCGCCGGAGTTCGACCCCGACCTGCTGTCCCGCCACTCCCACGCCCAGTACGTGGCGGGCAACACCCTCAAGGAAATGGTCTACGAGGACCTGGTGGCCGAGCGGATCGCCATCGACAGCTACCGCGAGATCATCCAGTACATCGGGGACAAGGACCCCACCACCCGCCGCTTGTTCGAGGAGATCCTGGCCCAGGAAGAAGAGCACGCCGACGACATGGCGGATATCCTCCAGGACCTGTAG
- the ureE gene encoding urease accessory protein UreE gives MLVIHRRTAPQATWSAELHLTYEARSKSRLRCFSATGEDVGLFLERGQPPLHDGEFLVAEDGRIVKVCALAETLLHVTCHNAFELTRAAYHLGNRHVALQVGDGWLRLLDDYVLKAMLEQLGANATPLEAPFQPEHGAYGGGHHHSHHGDADFNYPPRLHQFGIRP, from the coding sequence ATGCTGGTGATCCACCGCCGAACCGCCCCCCAGGCCACCTGGTCCGCCGAACTGCACCTGACCTACGAGGCGCGTAGCAAAAGTCGCCTGCGCTGCTTCAGTGCCACGGGTGAAGATGTCGGCCTGTTCCTGGAGCGTGGCCAACCACCCTTGCATGATGGCGAGTTCCTGGTCGCCGAGGACGGACGCATCGTCAAGGTCTGCGCCCTTGCCGAAACCCTGCTCCACGTCACCTGCCACAATGCCTTCGAGCTGACGCGCGCGGCCTACCACCTGGGGAATCGCCATGTCGCCCTGCAAGTGGGCGATGGCTGGTTGCGGCTGCTGGATGACTACGTGCTCAAGGCCATGCTCGAACAGCTGGGCGCCAACGCCACTCCCCTCGAGGCGCCCTTCCAGCCAGAGCATGGCGCCTATGGCGGCGGGCACCACCACTCGCATCACGGCGATGCAGACTTCAACTACCCGCCGCGCCTGCATCAGTTCGGCATCCGTCCGTGA
- a CDS encoding AGE family epimerase/isomerase, translating to MPDVSHPASSPDANALFQSVQQHFQQVIVPLWQGPGWNPQLALPFEALDAEHRPLPPQRYRAMACARQLYVFSQLIGDAAAPFAQERAAALFRSLQRHFHDAEHGGWFYSIDPQGAPLDRRKDLYTHAFIVFACAHYWAKVREPLVESTLDAALAVVARRFARDDGLYEATLDEDWSSLGSGPLQNPLMHLAEAFLATLAARDDQAVQEALLELCQGMQRCFIDPQHGVMMEKPLGTVDNWFEPGHQFEWYFLLASSSLLRETALQTSLERAFAFTEQMGVDPQSGAVCAMLELPPQAAPKDATQRIWAQAEYLRALTLRPDGQAALKRQLQALQGKFLHAGGWHECLDAGGAVSRRDMPSTTPYHLATCYQGLAGYFG from the coding sequence ATGCCCGATGTATCCCACCCCGCCTCCTCGCCCGACGCCAATGCGCTGTTCCAATCCGTGCAGCAGCACTTCCAGCAGGTGATCGTGCCCCTGTGGCAGGGCCCGGGCTGGAATCCGCAGCTGGCGTTGCCTTTCGAAGCGCTGGATGCCGAACATCGCCCCTTGCCGCCCCAACGCTATCGGGCCATGGCCTGCGCCCGGCAGTTGTACGTATTTTCCCAACTGATCGGCGATGCCGCCGCCCCCTTCGCCCAGGAGCGCGCCGCGGCGCTGTTCCGTTCCTTGCAGCGGCATTTCCATGATGCCGAGCACGGCGGCTGGTTCTACAGCATCGACCCGCAAGGGGCACCACTGGATCGTCGCAAGGATCTCTATACCCACGCGTTCATCGTGTTCGCCTGTGCCCACTATTGGGCCAAGGTCCGCGAGCCCCTGGTGGAATCGACGCTCGACGCCGCCCTGGCAGTGGTGGCCCGGCGTTTTGCCCGGGACGATGGCCTCTACGAGGCCACTCTCGACGAGGACTGGTCTTCCCTGGGCTCGGGCCCACTGCAGAATCCATTGATGCACCTGGCCGAGGCCTTCCTCGCCACCCTCGCCGCCCGGGATGACCAGGCAGTGCAGGAAGCCTTGCTCGAGCTGTGCCAGGGCATGCAACGGTGCTTCATCGATCCGCAGCATGGCGTGATGATGGAAAAGCCGCTGGGCACTGTGGATAACTGGTTCGAGCCGGGGCATCAGTTCGAGTGGTACTTCCTGCTCGCCTCGTCATCGCTGCTGCGTGAAACGGCGCTGCAAACCTCCCTGGAACGGGCGTTCGCCTTTACCGAGCAGATGGGGGTCGATCCGCAGAGCGGCGCCGTGTGCGCCATGCTCGAACTACCGCCCCAGGCCGCCCCCAAGGATGCCACCCAGCGTATCTGGGCCCAGGCCGAGTACCTGCGGGCCCTGACCTTGCGCCCCGATGGCCAAGCCGCCCTGAAGCGCCAGCTGCAGGCGCTGCAAGGCAAGTTCCTGCATGCCGGTGGTTGGCATGAGTGCCTGGATGCAGGTGGCGCGGTCAGCCGCCGGGACATGCCCTCGACCACGCCTTATCACCTGGCCACCTGTTATCAGGGGCTGGCCGGCTACTTCGGCTGA